DNA sequence from the Nicotiana tomentosiformis chromosome 3, ASM39032v3, whole genome shotgun sequence genome:
catttgcaggaaactttcggtATACTGAAGagatacaacatgaagctcaacccataGAAATGTGCGTTTGGGGTCGGCTCTGCCAAGTTTCTTGGCTTCATGATATCCAATCGatgaatcgagatcaaccccgacaaaattaaagctatcgaggacatcactGTAGTAGACAACATAAAGGTCGTGCAGAGGTTAACAAGGCGCATATCCCCCCTGGggagattcatctcgaggtcctctgaTAAGAGCACCAATTCTTCTCGTTACTGAAGAAGAATAATAACTTCACGTGGACTCTGGAATACTAACAGGCCTTAGAGGAGCTAAAACGGTACTTATCTAGCCCACTGCTACTTCACACGCCAAAGGCGGACGAACATCTTTACTTGTATTTagcagtatcggagatagcggtaagtagaGTCTTGGTCcaaagaacaaggtacgcaattcccgatctattatgttagtcggaccttaggtgaggccgaaactaggtatccctATCTAGAAAAATTGGTGCTCTCTTTTATAAGCgcatctaggaaactaaaaccatactttcattgtcatcccatatgtgttgtaacaacttatccacttcgaattattttgcataaacccaaactttcggttcggttagccaaatgggccgtagaaatcagcgggtacaatatcgaatattgactccGAACAACCATCAAGTCTCCaatcttggcagacttcgtggctgacttcacgCCCGCCCCCGTACCCGAGGTTGAAAGAGAACTGTTAGTAAACTTGGGTACATCTTCGGGAATcaggaccctctttacggatggtgcttcaAACGCAAAGGGGTTCGGACTCACCATCGTGCTAAAACTACCCGCAGGTAATGTAGCTAGACAATCTATCATAACTataaattgactaacaatgaggctgaatatgaggccatgattaaaGGTGtgaggacccgtaaaaattttaacaaaaaattcggggtttcgtggtgccaagatagattcctgcgttgTTTTAGTAAAAATTCTTCgcagcgagcttgcgagccgcagtTCGAAATTTTTGGACTGAATAATACCCTAcagacttagaggaaaatgtttcgcataatggccgtagagtgaagcagtaagtttggccaatttgaggtcagttttgcggtcgattatgcgaccgcataatcgatatgcggactgcataatcgATAtatggaccgcatatcggtcacatattTTCCTCTTGGttttctgcggagggagttctgcggcgcattatgcgaccgcagaacaagtatgtggaccgcatactggtcacATACCTGAGccaaaagtttaggcccctgagggccatttctgcggtcactttgcggaccgcataaccattatgcggtcgcatatgcgatcgcagacctgtgtcggggcaccatttttcttaatttaaaacccgacccccattccgttaaaataccccttaggtttattttgagctcattttctgatgtttctagagtgagagagagagggttcaagagggagggcctaagttttcatcaaattaatcttcaatcatcacttgaagctttggaaatattcaagtagaacacaaattcttcatccaaaagggtaagacttcatcaccccagctcttaatttcaaacatagctataatggggtactagtgtgatacttcatgggtataaggatggtttatcttgcatgcatgtatgatAAAGATTGGGGggaaaagtgagctagaaccacgaacgttttcctaattttgggttcaatttgtatattgctaaaatagattgtggttgctaagggttccggaaaattgtagagtctaaagaagcacaattgaggtatgtatggctaactcccTTCGTCCTAGAAtagaactcctggtgtccgaataatgggtgtaagttctaacttgatcatactatAATTGTtttccttagtgtgttggattgaaagattcatgttccctaattgttttagatggttaccatgtcatcatgctatttaaGAACGTAATTATGTTGTTTCCAAGCTTCTtaccttatgtgtgcaatgccttatgtgatggtacttatcgacatgaatgatgatgttatttgaacggataaaaGGGAAAAAGACTTGAATtataaaatgttcccaagtgccaagaactacttaataaatgaggttgtatGTGCCAtataacgaaagatgggaaagagatgtgaattgagtgaatacttgaaagaggttatgtctcaagtgagatggcttagccgatcgggacgAGATTGGACGCCATGCCATatacatggtggcatttgtgttggaattattgatttacattgtggatatggatatgtctcacttgagatggcttagccggtcgggctgagaccggactccatgtaaaaacacggtggcattgtgacttgtggcttggcactaaagattattaatctaaaaagatggaaagattggattggaaactatgtgacccttacttgatgttttctttgtatttctatgaaattcttattgattattatgactgtctTCTCTTGGTTTCActattcattctactaagattggtatttgccttacatactagtactattcgacagtgctaacgtcccttttgccgggggcgctacatctttgaatggatgtaggcgGTTCCATCACGGATAGTGCCGATCGCAAAtaggtggtgctctctttctctccccacagcagtcttggtgagccccatttctcccagtggtcatgtagtccttcttttgtataagttttcatattttgaggtatagttggggccttgttaccggcattgtcatgttgctcttttgtactcttagaggctccgtagacgtttatgtgggtcatgtatgtatgttggggtggtcgttggatcgagttgtattttggaagcTCAActatagtatagtgtatataaTGATAAATGGAccagcaacgtttatatatttatataactggcctctcccctgttttacaaatggtgatatgatcctttttttttttggattatgaatgagtcgggtaggaaaggtttaataggcttacTCGACCGGGtccactcagttgagcgccggtcgcgctccccaaggttggGGCATGATAGCAGGTCGCAAATTAACCAaaggcttgggagcggaggtgatcgaggccaaatgtgGCTCCCTCCTTATGGTGAACCATGTTAACTGAACCTTTGAAGTTCGAGAAAACCGAATGCAGAGATACATGTATAAGCTACAAGTAACTCTACAgagattcaaggaatggactttgtaacatgtacctcgagatcagaatagtaaggccgatgcccttgcatacctagggtcatcggtcgaagacAACGAACTCAATTCGGGGGctatcgtacaactcatgagatcggtggtcgaagaaggtcatgccgagataaactccacaagtttgacctaggattggagaaacaaatacgtAGAGTatttaaagaacgggaagctccCATCATATCCATAAGAATCGAGAGCCTTGCGCACAAAGGCAACACGATTTACCTTGTCCAAAGACGGAACATTGTTCAGAAGGATGTTCGGTAGTCCATTAGCGATATGTGTGGGGCCAGGATATACCGAATATGTTCTAAGGGAAGTTTACGAGGGCCTTGCAGAAATCATTCTGGTGCTGAATCATTGATCCACAAAGTGATCAGGGCCGCATACTACTGGATTGACATagagaaagatgcaaaggagtttgttcgacaAGTGCCAAAGGCATGCGCCAATGACTCATCAACCTAGAGAACTGCTCTACTTGGTCTTgccccatggccgttcataaagtaaggaatggacatcgttggccctctttcatcggccccaggtaaagctcagtttattttatttatgactgattatttctctaagtgggttgaagcacgggctttcgagaaagtcagggaaaaggaagtcatagactttatttgggaccacatcatatgtcaattCGGTATGCCCTCCGTTTTTTTGTGCGATAATggaaagcagttcatcggcaacaaggtaaccaaatttctcgaggatcacaagatcaaaagaatcttatCAACACCATATCATACCAGctggaacggacaagccgaatcgaccaacaaaaccatcatccaaaatcttaagaagagactAACCGacaccaaaggaaaatggaaggaaatcctaccCGAGGTTCTTTGGacataccgcacaacatcaaaGTCTAGTACCGGATCTACCccattctcattagtttatggtaccgaagctctaataccgatcgaggtcggagaacccagTATCAGGTTCTGATATGCAACAGAGaagtcaaataacgaggccatgaatacgagcctataATTATTGGATGAAAGACGCGAAGCTGCCCTCGTCCGATTGGTCGCCCAAAAATAACGTATCAatagatactacaatcgaagagccaatatTCAATATTTTGGCGCCAGGGACTTGgcgctaaggaaagtcaccctcaaacCACGAAATCGgaacgaaggaaaattgggtccaaactgggaaggaccataccagatTCTTGAGGTCATCGAAAAAAGGTCCTACAAGCCCGGAATGATGAATGGGGAACAACTgccaagcaattggaacatatcacacctaaaatgatactactactaaggtacaacctctttctattttcattttttttagactaacacttgcaggtggtcAACAAGAATCGACGGTGGATTTTTCAGCGAACGAAATAAAGTCTTTAGgactgaaagcacgtgttgcactgtttttcccttagaccgattttttcCCAAATTGgtttttcggcgaggtttttaacgaggcaacaatgaatcgtgctaacttagaatcaggCCCGATTACGAATCAGCATTGAAGATCAATTCAACAATATTCGAAGCTCctctacaatcaacctcgaatactagggggggCTACCATCGTATATACGTTATCTTCGAATATCAACTCTAGCGAGGAAAGTATTTCATAAAAGaagggtctcgatagataggatttattataagggccaaacggtcagaACGAACCGTGTCCACATAGATTGATCGAGCCCTGACTTCAACATGTATGCATGTATCCTTGCAAACATCTGATGTTTAAAATTTTCCTCTTTACATATCTTAAAGAGTTTCGTACTATAACAAGCCTAAGGGCAATACTTAACCAAAACACGAACGATTtctccctcactcggggactaccatTCAACTCAAACAGCCGAAGTTATCGGGCCTCAGGGATAAAAGACCTAATAGGAAGCTCCCTGATCCCTAAatgccacggccaccccactcggggaccaTTATCTCGGACAATCCCGAACAAAATGGGAAAACAAGCCCAACGGGAAGatcccgaactaaaaggctacggccaatttAACACGGCTCAGAGACGTCCGAAATCCGTAATGACATAGGCCTTcgaaaaagaaaatattctttCATAACCGGCTTTAAAAGGCTTCCCTCAGCAAAAGTCACAAATTTTAGACATCTTCGAGAAAAGATTTGATAATATCGAGCCCCAAAAAACTCTAACAAATACAAGGGTTGTTCGAACCCACGAACACAACCTTATTATCTCATGCTAATTCATTTCAACCTTTGTGATTACAAGTAACAAAACAAAGGAAAAACTTAGGAGCCGAAAGGGAAAAGAAATCGTTGTATTTATAGAATGATGTTCTTTACAAGGGCCAAATCGGCCTGGTCCAAAAAAAATTACAACGGCCCAAAACAGCCTCAGAAAAagtgcaaaagaaaaaaaaaatatactaaGTCCTCTGAGGCTTTGTCTCCATCGAAGGCGACATCTCCGTCCTCGGGGTCTTCCCCATCTTCAAATTCACTTAGGCTATCGGAGTCATCCTCGGGGAAAGCCTGCTTCCGAGCCTGGATTTCTTCTGCTTGGGCATTCTCGACCTCGACCATGATGTCGAAATCCTGGGATGGAGCGTCCTCAAGGGCTTCCCtccgagcttgccattttgcatgatCTATCATGCTCCTACCCTTGGTTTGGATGGCCTTGACGTTGACTTTGAATTGGGCCACCTTTTTATCAGCTTTAATACCGATCGCGGCCACCTCAGATTTAGCCGACTCGAGCTTGTTGGCGGCCGAATCCAGCTGAGACTGAAGCTCCTTGATCTTCTCGGCCTGCGTCGAGTTTTTCTCTTTTGCAGCTTGAAGTTGAGTCTCGGCCGAATCCAACTGTGCTTGGACGGGCTCCTTCGAGGCCAGGTTATCCATGTTTTTCTTGAATGCATCAGCCTCGGCCCGTATATCGTCCACCTTCTTGTTGAGCCGTCCGATCTGCTCGAGCCTCTGTCGGATCTGCAAAATCGGATCATTAGTCATTATCTCTAactcatcttcactatcatgaaGTATTTGGAATACCTGCTCGGCCATATCAGTGTGCTGGTCCCGAGCCGCAACCAAATCAGCCTGAAGCTTCTCACTGAGGAGCCTATAGGTGTCGCTTTCCTCGGTAAGGCTCCAAACCTCGGTCGTATGCTCCTCTCAAATTCTGAGGAAGGCTTCGTGGtgcaacaccgaagcctgcaAATAAGGAAGAAGATGTTAAGGATAATCTACAATTCTACGTATAAAAGACGTAAGAAAGACATTCTCGAAGATTACCTGATTTAGAGCGTGTTGAGCCTCATTGAACAGGCAAGCAGCCACCACAGCGTTCATCGCGGcttggtcctcctcggtcaccaagcCTCTCAGATAGCTGGCAATCCTAAGAGGGGAAGAGCAGACTCGGGCATCCTTCGGGATGGTAAGCACTAGGTGCTGTTTGCGGCTCGGGTTAACGCTCAAAGCCGGGAATTGGCCCATCAGCCTCGAGCTCGATGGAGATCCAGTAGCACCCGATGATGGTATTTTCTTCGGCACCAATAAATCACCGAACCCAGTGATATCCTCGGAAGTAGAAGCTTCGAGCCCATCGAAGAAACCATGGATGTCGATCCGATGACTATCTAGCATGATGGCCTCTTGAATCATGGTATCCGAAATCTGGGGGGATTCCGAAATATCAACCACCCCGAGTTCGACCCCAGGGACCTCTTCCATTTCTCGGGAAGCCTTGCCTCCGGTCTCTCTCTCAAACGTCTTAGCTGGGGATGGGGTGGCCTTTGCTCTTTCTGATTCAGGGACCCCGACCGAAGCTCCCTCAtcagaaaatccttggcatggagatcaaaagagatcgaaaagccaacaggctatttctgacccagaagaagtacttggagaaagtcttggagaggtttggcatgaaagatgctaaactagttagtacccctcttgctgctcattttaagttatcagttgctcagtccccgcagtcagaggaagaagagaggtacatggcacaagttccttattctagtgcagtcggcagtattatgtactATGCAAtagtttgtacacgtccagacatttcacaagcagtgagcgtggtaagccgATATATGGCTTGCcttggtaaagcacattggcatgctgtgaaatggattctcagatacttgcgaggtatttcaaacacatgtttggaatttgggagaaatactaacactttggttggttttgtagactcagattatgcaggtgatcctgacaaaagaagatcactagcaggctatgtattttgcatcggtgattgcgctattagttggaaagctacattacaacatgtagtagctttatctactaccgaagcagaatatatgacagtgaccgaggcgatcaaagaagctttatggttgaagggtctatttgcggaactcagtttacaccaaagtggtattaccattttttgtgatagtcaaagtgtcattcacttgactaaagatcaaatgtatcatgagaggacgaagcacattgatttaaagtatcatttcatccgagaaaccattgctgaaagaaaagtccctgttcagaagatcaacactagagacaatcctgctgacatgttcacaaaacctcttccagtgtccaagttcaagctttgcctgaatttgattggcatttatgaagagtgattttgcccattggggcttttgcggagaaggtggagcaaatttactatatataagccgaaattaggccaaggtgcagatttgtaatatggccaaatttttatgacatttgccatgacataatatccattataacaaatttgtggttcatgacatttgccatgacataatatccattataacaaatttgtggatcatgacatttgccatgacataatatccattattaggccaaggatttcttgctataaatagaggagtttctcctcatttgaaaacacacaaattcaagagcttttcactcttgtctttctttctcctcctttatttcattatagagtattttgtaagagagtgagtgttgggaaacacttgtgtgaaccctttctttggagtgatcttgtgaggttattctcttggggtatttggtaattagagtatttactctaattttgtactcttgttggtatagtaaaattgcttctctccgcttgtggacgtaggtcaccttgaccgaaccacattaaatttgtgtcttctttatattcttcaATTGCcattattatcaacttccattatctttgttattgtcattataccgttgtttggctaaattctgcactaccctggttcccgatcctaacagcaAAGATAAATGAAGGAGAAACTTAAATAAAGTGTTGGCAGCCAAAAAAATATGCGATTTGGTTCTTTCAACGTCGAAAATGAACGACTTGTAAGTGTATCTCTAATAGTATCATATTTATTCGGTTTGATCATTGCAGGAATATTCACATACAAATGGCAGATCCATAATTTCAATTTTGCCCGGTGGTGGAAGTAGACAACATTTCAACCGATGAATCAAAATGAAAGTGGTaacaaaaatatgattttatattcTTAAccatctatttatttatttgttgtaTCTTTTGTTATTTTGGTGAAACTATTTGCTATAAATTATATGACAGATGtcttattatttcatgattttgaaATGCATATATTTAGACGGATACGTATAAAAATAACCGACATTCCTTActtacaaaaagaaaaaacaactAACACGTACAAACACCCCCCGGGCCAATAATGCTTCATACTTAGTCATAATCATTCCATTTTTCCAAACCTACCTTCTTTTTAACTCAGATAAAAAGTTTATCTACTCTACgtaaaaaattgaagaaaaaaaatgtCATGCAGGGACTACCCTTTAAAAAAAGTTCCTCACTCATTAACATGGAGGAATGTGTTCCTTCAGAAGAGTTCCTGGACTTATACCCTATTTTGATATGAGGGGATGTTCCCCTTCAGAAAAATGTTTCTTATTGATAAACGGAGTTTCTTATTCATTGATAGACGAATGTGCTCCTTTAGAAAAGTTGGGTAACTTAAAAGTATTGAATGCAAACACCGAATTTATACctctaacccccccccccccccccccccacacacacacacacacaaaagagCTCTAAACGTTACTAAATTCTCAGTTCCACAAATATCTTGAAGAGTTCTCAGTTTTTAAAGTTCCGGCATTGAATCAAAATTGATACTTGATCTCAAACTTTTTACGTGTAAAATATCATGTGTTTGGATAAAATTGAAACGAGCCTACTCCAGTGTATATATTAGTCGTATTCCATTTACCATTCTCTTTAAAAGTTAAGGTTCAGTGGAAATAAAATAGTTAAGTAGGGAATATTTAAAGTTGTCACTTTTTTTATTATCAATATAACCATAAATACATCGAGTGATAATTTCAATTAGAACATCGTTGATTGTCGATTGTCGCTAAGAAATTCACTAATCATGGATATTGAGTAAAATGACTTTTTTTTTCTGCCTTTCATGTTTTGGTCTCTCTCAAGTCCCAGTGTACATTTGATGCTTTGATCAAACCACTTAACCTCTTTcgaatataatatttaatataatGTCGGTATAATTTGTTCATATAATTtctctgttttttttttgtttgattaTGTTACTTTAAGGAAATTAACTCTATTGTATTGGTTGTTTATTTATAACATTTGCTGAAGTCAAAATTTTGATAGCATTTTGGGCTAACGAcgtttgttttaattttttatgTGAGTTTattctttcttccaattgtgCGACTTCTTATAGAGGGTAGGAAACAGAAGAAAGGCTTCTATACGTGCTCTTTGATTTAATAACTCTTCTGGAATGATAGGTTTCTTTGCGCTAATAATAACTCGAACAGAGAATGTTGAAATTGGAGAAATGATTAAAGGATGTGTTTTTGATGGTTTTATCATATTCTTTACATGTTTGTACCTCTCAAAATCGAAATAGGAATTTGTTTTTACATAAAGTAATTAAACTTTGATTGTTCATCTAATTCGTAGGTTCAAACGAGATCCAATCATTTCTCCACATAAAAGTTTACTATACGTATTGATCATTCATAGAAActtgtattttattatttcatgaGTAATTATTTACTCAAATTGGTGtttaataataattgatattatttgaaaaaattatgtACTACATGAATCGGTAttcacgtgcaacgcacgtgccgagaaactagtatatatatatatatatatatatatatatatatatatataactcaaAGTCTTTTTAGATTGATTCAAAATTCAGTCACTTTTAAAgtaactagtcttagggtaccGCGTTGCGCAtgtaccctatatatatatatatatatatatatatatataaacattcAAAGCATGGTTTTAATCGCAAAATAAATATTAAGAAAAATTTGAGttcttgaaaataataaatattgaTCATGAAATTGACACACATAGAATGAATTTTATTCATTTATTCATGATCGTGTCTCATAATATTTATTTAGGTGACAAATTAAATTAACGCATACAAAAGAAAATCTAGTAATTTGAAATTAGTTATGAATATTGCTTTTGTCTTAATAACCATGTATATTACGATTTGTTATGTAGTAATCAATAAAAATGGATATAGGCAAAAACTTAGGAAAAAATGGTCTCCAAAAACTTAAAGTTATTAACTACTCCACTAGAACGAATAGGCAaaaatttaggaaaaattttATTAACTTTCCTAGATCGTTAATATAGGAGAATAATTAAATATCTATTTCTAAATTATAGgagaattaattaaataattatttctaaatattaaTAAAATACTCAAATTACTATTTTGTTTAATGTGAACTTTATATTTTAGAGGGTAAAAatggcgaacgacatttcgctaatggCCTTCGTACTTTTAAAATAGTATAGATACCTATAACGTGACTTTTATAAAGTTTATACTTATTGATACATGATATACATGCAACGCGTGTATCTTTAAACTAGTTAAGTAAAAACCTTTCAACAAGGGCGGCCCTTCCATAAAGCAAGTAAAGTAACTACTTTAGGTCTCACATTTATGTGGATCTCATTTTTTGTTACACCTAATAGGCTATGTACAAGTTTAAATGTTTTGTGAAGTGAAAAAGTTTGATTTCTTTCTTTAACAAGTATAGAGAAGAAGGATTTGCAACTACTACGATTTTCGCCAAGAAAATTGCACTTGAAATGAATATTGAACCCGAATTTCGTAAGAAACGTATGATATATAGGAAATAACAATTTGATGAGAATGTTGATAATAATATCTCAAAATCTTTCGAAGAGTTCTTTGTAATTGATTACTGTACACATAGTAGACAAGGCTatttttttcacttcaaaatagatttgaacaattcgaagcatataaaaatatatttgatTTTCTATTTAGCGGTAAAAATTAAGATCACTAGAtgatgaaattttaaaaaaatattgccttgatcttgaatgttccttaaagcataataatc
Encoded proteins:
- the LOC138907615 gene encoding uncharacterized protein, encoding MAEQVFQILHDSEDELEIMTNDPILQIRQRLEQIGRLNKKVDDIRAEADAFKKNMDNLASKEPVQAQLDSAETQLQAAKEKNSTQAEKIKELQSQLDSAANKLESAKSEVAAIGIKADKKVAQFKVNVKAIQTKGRSMIDHAKWQARREALEDAPSQDFDIMVEVENAQAEEIQARKQAFPEDDSDSLSEFEDGEDPEDGDVAFDGDKASEDLVYFFFLLHFF